CATCGTCAAGGGCGCCTCCGAGGGTGAGGGGCTGGGCAACAAGTTCCTCAGCAACATCCGAAACGTCGACGCGATCCTCCACGTTGTGCGCTGCTTCGAAGACGACGACATCACGCATGTCGATGGCAGCGTTGATCCGATCCGTGATATCGAGGTGATCGAGACCGAGTTGATGCTCGCCGACCTGCAGTCCGTCGAGACCGCGATGAACAAGGCCAAACGCACCGCGCGCACCGGCGACAAGGAAGCCAAGGCGCTGCTCGCCGTCCTCGAACGTGCGCAGCAGGCGCTGGGCGAAGGCAAACCGATCCGCGGGCTCGGGCTGACCGACGACGAGCTGGAACTCACTAAGAGCTTCGGATTTTTGTCTGGGAAGAAGGTGCTTTACGTCGCCAATGTGGATGAAGAGGATGTGCTGGGCGAGGGCGAGCTGGTGATGCGCGTGCGGGAGCGGGCCGAGCAGGAGGGCGGCGCAGTGGTGCCCGTTTGCGCGAAGCTCGAGTCGGAGCTGATCGAGCTTGAGGGCGACGACCGCGTGGAGATGCTCGAAGCGGTTGGGCTCGAACAGCCCGCGCTGCATCAACTCGCGGCCGCATCGTACGAGCTGCTCGGTCTGCAGAGCTACTTCACCGCCGG
The sequence above is a segment of the Phycisphaeraceae bacterium D3-23 genome. Coding sequences within it:
- the ychF gene encoding redox-regulated ATPase YchF, with translation MAMEAGIVGLPNVGKSTLFNALTSSSGAESANYPFCTIEPNVGVVPIPDVRMDTITRYIPPQKVIPAVLRLVDIAGIVKGASEGEGLGNKFLSNIRNVDAILHVVRCFEDDDITHVDGSVDPIRDIEVIETELMLADLQSVETAMNKAKRTARTGDKEAKALLAVLERAQQALGEGKPIRGLGLTDDELELTKSFGFLSGKKVLYVANVDEEDVLGEGELVMRVRERAEQEGGAVVPVCAKLESELIELEGDDRVEMLEAVGLEQPALHQLAAASYELLGLQSYFTAGEKEVRAWTIPVGATAPQSAGVIHTDFERGFIRVEVYSVDDLEQYKTEKAIRDAGKMRVEGKGYVVQDGDICHFLFNV